A part of Myxococcus landrumus genomic DNA contains:
- a CDS encoding AraC family ligand binding domain-containing protein — MAMEWDGYATAQVWRPVSYPGLVLYRVSGRASSQALHVHDELQLTLDAGHLQEVSCGGSRLTAPPGSLVVIPPGEVHALRAEGGRPGVLCGMLVPTGFLTLGARPVPDGDEGAPREEPLLGGGAVLDDPDVARDFVALHRALRVPGPVVEPRFWALLSVLLSRLGVGRAALRPEGEAHQATP, encoded by the coding sequence ATGGCGATGGAGTGGGACGGGTATGCGACGGCGCAGGTCTGGCGCCCGGTGTCGTATCCGGGGTTGGTGCTGTACCGCGTGAGTGGTCGGGCGTCTTCCCAGGCACTTCATGTCCACGACGAGCTCCAGCTCACGCTGGATGCAGGGCATCTCCAGGAGGTGTCGTGTGGTGGCTCGCGGCTGACGGCTCCGCCGGGCAGCCTGGTGGTCATTCCTCCGGGAGAGGTCCACGCGCTGCGTGCGGAGGGGGGGCGGCCAGGCGTCCTCTGCGGGATGTTGGTCCCCACGGGCTTCCTGACCTTGGGCGCGCGGCCCGTGCCCGATGGGGACGAGGGAGCTCCTCGGGAGGAGCCGCTGCTGGGGGGCGGGGCGGTGCTCGACGACCCGGATGTGGCTCGGGACTTCGTGGCGTTGCACCGGGCGCTGCGTGTCCCCGGGCCCGTGGTGGAGCCCCGGTTCTGGGCCTTGTTGTCCGTGCTGTTGTCGCGGCTGGGGGTGGGGCGGGCCGCGCTCAGGCCGGAGGGCGAGGCGCATCAAGCAACGCCGTGA
- the holA gene encoding DNA polymerase III subunit delta, translating to MSSELDDVLAGVKAGKVAPLYLLWGEEFLVRKGADELVKALVPDAAVGLNLVPLDAGSPREVAQELATMPLFPGRKVVLVRDPEFLAPKKGRGDPLAKAREAWKANKRKEGARRLLALAARAGWGVDQLDPSASGAPSVEQWKEELNVDLAEADVAFLKEAAAFCKEERIHAPEGDATVLLDLIQKGVPAGHSLVMAASEVDSKNPLVKLAQDKGHVVERKVAARHKDLDLSDISKEFLAPFKKKLGPGALEELKERVGGNIRLLQSELEKLATYSEGPAIERSDVVMLVHHAREEEFFELSEALQKRDFRGALSYAEDAMGQGTHALQLLGAVASIVRTLLESHEWLMRYAGGTPPRTAKDVEARVFPRLEAELKGTKRKMPNAWALTFSMKAAAGYERRELLGSLVACAEADLALKSSGNGRLVIERLLATVCTGA from the coding sequence ATGAGCTCGGAGCTGGATGACGTCCTGGCGGGAGTGAAGGCTGGGAAGGTCGCGCCGCTGTACCTGCTGTGGGGCGAGGAGTTCCTGGTCCGCAAGGGCGCGGACGAGCTGGTCAAGGCGCTGGTGCCCGACGCGGCGGTGGGGCTCAACCTCGTCCCGTTGGACGCGGGCAGCCCGCGCGAGGTGGCGCAGGAGCTGGCCACCATGCCGCTGTTCCCGGGGCGCAAGGTCGTCCTCGTGAGGGATCCGGAGTTCCTCGCGCCGAAGAAGGGCCGGGGAGACCCGCTGGCGAAGGCTCGCGAGGCGTGGAAGGCCAACAAGCGCAAGGAAGGCGCGCGGCGGTTGTTGGCGCTGGCGGCGCGCGCGGGCTGGGGCGTGGACCAACTGGACCCGTCCGCTTCCGGTGCTCCGTCGGTGGAGCAGTGGAAGGAGGAGCTGAACGTCGACCTCGCGGAGGCGGACGTGGCGTTCCTCAAGGAGGCCGCGGCGTTCTGCAAGGAGGAGCGCATCCACGCGCCGGAAGGGGATGCCACGGTGCTGCTGGACCTCATCCAGAAGGGTGTCCCCGCGGGGCACTCGCTGGTGATGGCGGCCTCCGAGGTGGATTCGAAGAATCCCCTGGTGAAGCTGGCGCAGGACAAGGGCCACGTCGTCGAGCGCAAGGTGGCCGCGCGCCACAAGGACCTGGACCTCTCGGACATCTCCAAGGAGTTCCTGGCGCCCTTCAAGAAGAAGCTGGGGCCCGGCGCGCTGGAGGAGCTCAAGGAGCGCGTGGGCGGCAACATCCGCCTGCTGCAGTCGGAGCTGGAGAAGCTCGCCACATACTCGGAAGGGCCCGCCATCGAGCGCTCCGACGTGGTCATGCTGGTGCACCACGCGCGCGAGGAGGAGTTCTTCGAGCTGTCGGAGGCACTCCAGAAGCGCGACTTCCGAGGCGCCCTGTCCTACGCCGAGGATGCGATGGGGCAGGGGACCCACGCGTTGCAGTTGCTGGGCGCGGTGGCCTCCATCGTCCGCACGCTGCTGGAGAGCCACGAGTGGCTGATGCGCTACGCGGGAGGCACGCCGCCGCGCACCGCGAAGGACGTGGAGGCCCGCGTGTTTCCCCGGCTGGAGGCCGAGCTGAAGGGCACCAAGCGGAAGATGCCCAACGCCTGGGCGCTCACGTTCAGCATGAAGGCCGCGGCGGGGTATGAGCGCCGGGAGCTCCTGGGCTCGCTGGTGGCGTGCGCGGAGGCGGACCTGGCGCTGAAGTCGTCGGGCAACGGACGGCTCGTCATCGAGCGGCTCCTGGCCACCGTCTGTACTGGCGCCTGA
- the holB gene encoding DNA polymerase III subunit delta' produces the protein MTLASVLGQPRAIDSLQAALRAGAVHHAYLFAGPEGVGKERAAVGLAQALTCPEQPDVGCGTCASCVRVARGLHPDVTWVMPDDERVSRGLAGRSDFTGTPSRDLRVEQIRGLQERLALRGLESRRKVAILVSAQAMNVQAQNAFLKTLEEPPSETTLVLVASAMDKLLPTIRSRCSKLHFGPLPVELVAERVRTERKLDADTAQLAAIMSGGSLGRALALDVEALARRKDVVSAFESLRGEDAVGLLRFADEHGGSREDAEATLELLVLWTRDVALAKVGQEASLANRDLRTLAVEVASRHSEVSLHRRHSLLEGARAAVARNGAPRLQLERMLIDLFTEAPR, from the coding sequence ATGACGCTCGCCTCGGTGCTGGGACAGCCCCGCGCGATTGATTCACTTCAGGCGGCCCTTCGCGCGGGCGCGGTTCACCATGCGTACCTCTTCGCGGGGCCCGAGGGGGTGGGCAAGGAGCGGGCGGCCGTTGGCCTGGCCCAGGCCCTGACCTGCCCCGAGCAGCCAGACGTGGGCTGCGGCACCTGCGCGAGCTGTGTGCGGGTCGCGCGCGGACTGCATCCCGACGTCACCTGGGTCATGCCAGATGACGAGCGGGTGTCGCGAGGGCTCGCGGGGCGCTCGGACTTCACGGGCACGCCGAGCCGGGACCTGCGCGTGGAGCAGATTCGAGGGCTCCAGGAGCGCCTGGCGCTGCGAGGACTGGAGTCGCGCCGCAAGGTGGCCATCCTCGTCTCCGCGCAGGCGATGAACGTGCAGGCGCAGAACGCGTTCCTCAAGACGCTGGAGGAGCCGCCCTCGGAGACCACGCTGGTGCTGGTGGCCAGCGCCATGGACAAGCTGTTGCCCACCATCCGCAGCCGGTGCAGCAAGCTCCACTTCGGCCCGCTTCCGGTGGAGCTGGTCGCCGAGCGCGTGCGCACCGAGCGCAAGCTGGACGCGGACACCGCGCAGCTCGCGGCCATCATGTCGGGCGGAAGCCTGGGCCGGGCCCTGGCGCTGGACGTGGAGGCGCTGGCGCGGCGCAAGGACGTGGTCTCCGCCTTCGAGTCGCTGCGCGGCGAGGACGCGGTGGGGCTGCTGCGCTTCGCGGACGAGCACGGTGGCTCGCGCGAGGACGCGGAGGCGACGCTGGAGCTGCTGGTGCTGTGGACGCGCGACGTGGCGTTGGCGAAGGTGGGGCAGGAGGCGTCGCTGGCCAACCGCGACTTGCGCACGCTCGCGGTGGAGGTGGCCTCGCGGCACTCCGAGGTGTCGCTGCACCGCCGGCACTCGCTGTTGGAGGGCGCGCGCGCGGCGGTGGCTCGCAATGGTGCGCCCCGGCTTCAGTTGGAGCGAATGCTCATCGACCTGTTCACGGAGGCCCCCCGATGA
- a CDS encoding mechanosensitive ion channel family protein, which yields MLILILLGARATTQDQDLKRDLNGALRLLVMCLAVRMAAWALPQTTPPGLVKAIQVAWMLTFAFGVIRASVGFGLKLARLRAPSVATPKILRNVIDFLLYTLAAVPILQTQLNLDLTGLVATSAVLSVVIGLALQETLGNLFAGLSLQLDKPFEVGDFIRIGEHTGRVAQVNWRSIRIMTFRRELVTLPNSVVAKEQLKNFSQDRDPVGVDAQVRASYDTPPNVMKAALLDVVREIPQVLVDPPPIARTLAFDESCVRYMVRFFVNDFSLADAVTAEVYTRLWYRLRRDGVESPVPQRVVRMREDKPTPELPEHTVLRLLRAVDLFQPLADADLERLGQEVHVRRFGRDEHVIQEGDDGRTFYVLASGEVSVRAGKLQAEVTRLGQGSYFGEMSLLTGEKRAATIVALEDSILIEVDRPTFARLFGEHPGLARQLSAILAQRRTQLRAVAEASGAGADPIPAEVGRILGRLRQIFGLHASHE from the coding sequence GTGCTGATCCTCATCCTGCTGGGCGCGCGAGCGACCACCCAGGACCAGGACCTGAAGCGGGACCTGAACGGCGCGCTCCGGCTCCTGGTGATGTGCCTGGCGGTGCGAATGGCGGCCTGGGCCCTGCCCCAGACGACGCCACCCGGGCTGGTGAAAGCGATTCAAGTCGCCTGGATGCTGACGTTCGCGTTCGGCGTCATCCGCGCGAGCGTGGGCTTTGGCCTGAAGCTGGCGAGGCTGCGCGCGCCGTCCGTCGCCACGCCCAAAATCCTGCGCAACGTCATCGACTTCCTGCTGTACACGCTGGCGGCGGTCCCCATCCTCCAGACGCAGCTCAACCTGGACCTGACGGGACTGGTGGCCACGTCCGCGGTGCTGTCGGTGGTCATCGGTCTGGCGCTCCAGGAGACGCTGGGCAACCTCTTCGCGGGCCTGTCGCTGCAGTTGGACAAGCCCTTCGAGGTGGGGGACTTCATCCGCATCGGCGAGCACACCGGACGCGTGGCGCAGGTGAACTGGCGCTCCATCCGCATCATGACGTTCCGCCGGGAGCTGGTGACGCTGCCCAACTCGGTGGTGGCCAAGGAGCAGCTCAAGAACTTCTCCCAGGACCGCGACCCGGTGGGCGTGGACGCGCAGGTGCGAGCCTCGTACGACACCCCGCCCAACGTGATGAAGGCCGCGCTGCTGGACGTGGTGCGGGAGATTCCGCAGGTGCTCGTGGACCCGCCGCCCATCGCCCGCACGCTCGCGTTCGACGAGTCGTGCGTGCGCTACATGGTGCGCTTCTTCGTGAATGACTTCTCGCTCGCCGACGCGGTGACGGCGGAGGTCTACACGCGGCTGTGGTACCGGCTGCGACGCGACGGCGTGGAATCGCCCGTGCCCCAGCGCGTGGTGCGCATGCGCGAGGACAAGCCCACGCCGGAGCTGCCCGAGCACACCGTGCTGCGGCTCCTCAGGGCAGTGGACCTCTTCCAGCCCCTGGCGGACGCGGACCTGGAGCGGCTGGGCCAGGAGGTCCACGTGCGCCGCTTCGGCCGGGACGAGCACGTCATCCAGGAAGGCGACGACGGCCGGACGTTCTACGTGCTCGCGTCCGGAGAGGTCAGCGTGCGCGCGGGCAAGCTCCAGGCGGAAGTGACTCGGCTGGGCCAGGGCAGCTACTTCGGCGAGATGTCGCTGCTCACCGGCGAGAAGCGCGCGGCCACCATCGTCGCCCTCGAGGACTCCATCCTCATCGAGGTCGACCGCCCCACCTTCGCGCGGCTGTTCGGCGAACATCCAGGCCTCGCCCGACAGCTCTCCGCCATCCTCGCGCAGCGGCGCACCCAGCTGCGCGCCGTGGCCGAGGCCAGTGGCGCCGGCGCGGACCCCATCCCCGCCGAAGTGGGACGAATCCTCGGGCGGCTGCGCCAGATTTTCGGGCTGCACGCCTCGCACGAATAG